In Arachis hypogaea cultivar Tifrunner chromosome 2, arahy.Tifrunner.gnm2.J5K5, whole genome shotgun sequence, a genomic segment contains:
- the LOC140176652 gene encoding small ribosomal subunit protein uS2-like — protein sequence MASLKGILQNVISFQSQIVYSDMDFFIFTQTVPIKKGALGNIPTIAFCDTDFPMRYVDVGIPANNKEKHMSDLVCTYLEQSFLLYIQVDLFFYREPKEAKQQEEEELPAAPEYTIQDFGTAGIAGLPAADGEWGLLQLNNPGLNQFLSNPLQLLLLPDAAAGDWKPVPAPQASVPAPGGVAPTGWD from the exons ATGGCGAGTTTGAAGGGTATTTTGCAAAATGTTATATCTTTTCAGTCTCAAATTGTTTATTCTGATATGGATTTTTTCATATTTACTCAAACTGTA CCCATTAAGAAAGGTGCTCTTGGAAATATTCCGACCATTGCCTTCTGTGACACCGATTTTCCGATGCGCTATGTTGATGTTGGCATTCCTGCTAATAACAAGGAGAAGCACA TGTCTGATCTCGTATGCACTTATTTAGAACAATCTTTCTTGCTGTACATACAG GTGGATTTATTCTTCTATAGAGAACCTAAAGAGGCcaagcaacaagaggaggaggaattaCCAGCTGCCCCAGAATATACCATTCAAGATTTTGGTACTGCTGGCATTGCCGGCCTCCCCGCAGCTGATGGGGAATGGGGGCTGTTACAGCTGAACAATCCTGGATTGAACCAGTTCCTCAGCAACCCATTGCAGCTGCTCCTGCTACCAGACGCCG CTGCAGGTGATTGGAAACCAGTTCCAGCTCCACAGGCATCCGTTCCTGCACCTGGAGGTGTTGCTCCCACTGGTTGGGACTAG